AGCTCTTTTCAACTTCTTGTATTCACTCAAACTGAGTATCCAGCAAGCTGATTTATTATGGTGGATGCCTACATGTAAAGGTTTATTCTCGGTTCACTCGTATTATAAATCTATGTCACAAGAACTTCCAACTCAGTTCCCttggaaaaggatttggagacataaggcgCCTCTCAAAGCAGCGTTTTTTGTGTGGACCGCTTTTTTGGGTAAGATCCTCACAacagataatttgagaagaCGATGGGTGATCATCGcagattggtgctacatgtgtaggAACGAGGGTGAATTAGTGgaccatcttctactacattgtgaggtagctcGAGGGATATGGAATGAGGTATTTAGAAGATTAGGCTTGGGTTGGGTTATGCCTGAGTCAATAGTGGAGATGTTGGCTAGTTGGACAGATCTAAGAGGTAACCAACAGATCAAGGCTGTATGGAAGATGTTGCctatttgtatcatgtggtgtttatggcaaGAGCGCAGTGAACATACGTTTGAGGACAAAGAGAGAACGTTGGAGGAACtaaaagctttcttttttagaactaTTTTTACTTGGGCCATTGCCATTAACTTTAATGGTCAggatttccatgatttccttgtttctAATGCTCCTACATAGCTAGGGCATTCTTTGTACTGAAcatggcttttgcctattcttttatttaatatacttacacttataaaagaaaaaaaaaaggtggactATGGGGACTATTTGACTCTGTTTGCATCGGGAGGAGTTTAGGCTTTTGTATTTCCATACATTTTTTAAGAGTCCAACTTCAAAGGCACTTTGTTGTGATACACTAAAGATTTGGAAATATCTAGCCTCAtctattcacaaattaaaaaaatatagatttattcTCATCTAATCCTTTTTGTTTGCCTTCTGGTTTTCACCATTCATGTCCCATTCCTCTTTGGTTCTTGCCCGTGCTTTAGTTTTGTAAAGAGAGTGGCAAATAtctctttgaattttttacagATAAATTATATCCAGAAAACgattaaaaaaaggaagaacAAGCTTGCACTGGGCACCATTATTCATTGAAAGAGAAACTCAGAAACAAGCGTACCACTAGTATGCTCATCTAAATAAGTGGGTggtgttacatttatttttataattgttgcTTCTATTGCAAGCGAAGTTAACTTCTAGCAAAAAAGAGTTTCTTGAGGAGCATTGTATATGGGATGTACAGCAAATGGGCTCAACCATCAGGATTCCTggactttgttttttcttctttcccatAATTTTCAAGGAGATAGTGTCATCACTACGACTCTTTGCTTTTAGACATCTTTTTCTCATATGATCCTTTTCCCCAACACTTAGGCTTAGTTTGGGTATTGAGAATgcctcactactatttattattttattatcaaggttcaacacctcatgggtgtaAACAATTCTTTGGGGCCATACCCCCTagtgaaaagccagcgatttaaccagttctgtgtagggaaacttccgagggtgcggtgcatgGGACTACGGGACCgaggtttactctgcaggggtgggttcGAAAgtccctgccttggagaggtgtcccctcattaaaaaaaaatatattattacttttcacctacttttcactactattcaatattctatcattattttttcattactattcacaaaatacttgaaaataccTCATTACCCAAACTCAACCTTAATGTAAAAGCAatgggaaaataataataatagaaaatgcAAAAATTTCCTGTGCtgtatctaaatatattttcagaCTTAAAGAATGAGCTAAAACAACATCCTACTGCAAATGCTCTGCACGAAATAATCAAGATTGATATGTACTTAATTACAAAGTATTCCTACAATTGGGCATTTGGGCTAGTTGAATTTTTCTTCCttatagttattatattctaaaagaATTTTTACAGGTTTTTATCttctcaagattttttttttaatcactaaacgACCATCTTTACAATAGGAAGTTTAGTCAttacaaaatgaagaaaacaaagtaaCAGAGATGAAGTATCAAACCAGGAAGAAAATTAATGttcaatatttataagaaaaattattgttcaAGATTCTTATGTGTGAACTcatgtattatttttgttagtttGAAGTTATTTTTGAACTCATATTCAGAAGCAATTCTTCCTCATACTTCTGTTCATTGCCTAAGATACTCTTTATCTTGGGGTCGGGGGTAGATTAAcaacaaaagtaatatatatatatatatttctgaatATGATGGTGTTAACATCGCTGTACAAGATCTCGGAGTAGTTTACATGTCACTTGGTTAGTCAGTTTTCTATTTGCTTATTTTGCTGTTTATGATCACCTTTATGCACGCAGAAATTCCTAAGCGGGGCCGAAGCCGTAGCCCAAATATCTCGAGGGATGATACTGTGAAAGTCTCAGAACAGCAGCCAAGAAGGAAGGATGATGGGAGGGAATTAGAAAGGGATTCGAGCAGAAGCCATTATGGTAGAAGTGGTGATTATTATAGACATTCTGGTCGACAGTCGTCCAGGGGTTCCCATGGTTACTCTAGGCATGAGGACTACATGCATGACAAGCATGTGGATGAAGAGGAGAGAAACTATAAGAGGCTATCCTCTCGTTCTGGTCGAGAGTCAAAGGGTGGCAATCATTCTGAGCATACACGAAAAGAAAGTGAACAGAGTAGGCCAAGAGAATATTCGAGAAATGTGGATAAGTATTCCCGTGATAAATATGATGTGCCTAGAAGCAAGGATAAGGACATAGAAGCCTCATTTTTAGAACAGCAGAAATATAGAGAGAAGGATTCGTCATCTGATAGAGCTGCATATGGTAAGAGACATGCTCTTTCTGAAGATGTTGAGAGGGGTAGGTATACAAGGGACAGTGACGGTCGAGAGGTGAAGCGAGATTATCGTAGGAGTTCAGGAGATTACAGAGGTGACAGACTTTCCTATGAAGAGACCTGGGGGCACCGAAGTGGCTCAACTTCCGGAGGGGATAGTGGTAAACATGGCCTGAAGGATGCTTATAAGAGTAACCCAGTGGAACTGGATAGTCAGAGGCTAtctaaagaagaaaagaagaaaaaggatgaCCGCGAAACTGACAGAGATAAGGAGCGGTACAATAGAGAACCAGGGGAGCTTGTTGAAGATAAGTTTGCTTTTGTGACTGAAAATCAAGAATCTCCAGCCAAAAAATCAAAGCTGTATAGTTTGGACAAGGACAGTGACTATAGGAAAGATGGTACCTTTGCTTTAAGTTCCTTCctatattcttttatttcataatattttcctaTGCTGTTTCTGATAGCTTGATACTATTTATGATCACATCACAGTTAAACCTGTTTCGAAGTTCTCATCTGTAGCTGAGGATGCTAAAATGACTCCAGGACAGGGCCAGGCCAGTGACTCCGATGCTGCTAATGATCTAAATGCTGCGAAAGTTGCTGCAATGAAAGCCGCTGAATTAGGTATTCGATATGTTGTCACTAATGAAACTTTCTCTCAACCATGTGTTGAAATCTGAAGTCCTTGTATCCTCGAAGCAAATGCCAACCTGCTCATCACAAAATTATGTGGTTTGGGGTTCTCATTTTGAAAGCGTAATTTTGATTATCTAAGAAggatataagaaaaaaaaggaagaaagaaagaaagactcAATGGAACTTTTGGTGGtttcacaaatttttaaatGGTGTATTCTCTACTTGTAGCCAactggattttttatttattaacatgcttgcaattttgttttttgttttataaacaACATGCTTGCAATTAAATGCAAAGAGAATTTCAATGTAAAGTGGAAGGTGCTACTAGAGATCTGATATGTCCAAATAATTAGACATTGGACATTATTGCCACCCAATACTGGATTGTAATAGGTTTGAACTCTATCTATACTCATTTTGAAGCTTTTTGGCATACAACAGTAAATAGGAATCTTTTTGGAGTTGGAAGTTGCATGACTGCCGACCAAAAGAAGAAGCTGCTGTGGGGAAACAAAAAGAACACAACTACCGAAGAAGTATGTCTGATGATTGCTTCCATTTCATCCATTtaacatattttgaattttatgattatgGTACTCATTCCCTCAGCACCGTAGAAACCAAATAAATGTTGGGTTATCCAAGATTTTTagaagatcttttgcaagtttttacataatttaaaattttaaaaaacctttCTTTAAAATTGCACAATTTTTGTTGTTGCAATGTTGGAGAAGGATTTGAAACCATATGGCCCAGAATGCAATGGCAGTTCTATGATTGTGCCTTCCACCTTTTATGTATCTTATTACTGCCTGAAACTTAATTAGTGCGAGGCCCAGAGAAACTGATGCTTTATTTTATGCCAGAGCTGTTAAATCATTCATGTTTACTCttattttacctatcaaaaataattatttatgcttaCTTCTCGCCttgggttttcttttgaaaatattcttcTTCTACAGTCTGGACACCTTTGGGATACATCACTGTTTTCTGATCGTGAACGACAAGAAAAATTCAACAAACTCATGGTAAATCTCCATTGCTCCTACTTGTTCCATTGCTTTTTGGTTGACATTGTTAACAACATATAGAAACTTTCATTGCCTGGTCCTGAATGGCTCACTCATTCCATTGGAGTTTCTTCACCTACTAACACATTTTTAGAGTCTGAGGTTGCATTGGTGCCTATGGCCAATTGTAGGGTGTGAAGGGCGACTTGAAGTTGGAGCACAAAGCCGACGACCAGGATGGGGGCAACCTCCTTCGAGCCGAGAAGCAGAAAGAACTCCAGTTGGATTTAGAAAAGCAGTACACTGCCGGACTCCGACGAAGGGATGGCCGTACTGTTGGATTAGGTCTTTAACTATTTTCTATGGATTTTTCTGCACTCGAATGTGTTGCAGTTCTAAAATGCTTTGCAACATTTTGTTGTACTCTTGCGGAAGAGTTATGTTTCTTGTAGTTTCATACCTACGGAATGTTTGGGAGGATATGCTCTGTTGTTGTTGGAACTGTTCAGATTTTCGCAAAAGATCGTTGTTCTGTGACATTTTTACCTCCATTTCTCTTTTCAGGTGGCTGTTACACTTTCAACTTCGAAATCTGGTGGGTTGACCTGTACAATACGGGTTTTTACATATGCGTTCCCATGTTTAATTTGGATTTTTGACTACTACAGCTGTTTGAATTCGGAAGTCCTAATTAAAATTTCCCTGGAGATTTGTAGCCGGGATATGTTGAAAACCGATTCGGGAACGAACTTTGAGATATGTTCGTCAAGGGGTTATTGCATGTGCTAACATCAGGTTCTTTTAAGTGAATAAACATGCAATGAATGCAAATTATCCTGATTTGAGACCTGGAAAGGAGGAGTTCCAATTGCTAAGCCGAGCAACCGAATCGATTTCGTCCGACAAAGAAATGATCTCCGCCCTTCGTCATGGGATGAGGGGCAACTAGAATCCCGATGCTCCTTCAAAGAAGAAGATTAGTGGGTTGATGTGATCGATAGTCCACGGGAAGAAGAATGATGTAGATCAGCTCTAGATCTCAATGCGAATAGTTTTCCATCTTCCTAAAAGGGTAGAAAAAGGATCTGACGAAAAGTGAAGGGGTTTGTGTGGTTTAGGAACCCCACGAATCAGTTGTGCACTTAAAATGTTATGCTAATGCCAATAATTTTCCACCCAATAGAAGAAGGAATAGAAAGGATAGGAAAAGTAAAGTGAACCAAAAAGGTTTTGATCCAAGGACCACTTTTATTGCCTGTTCGCACTGTTAGAATCCAAGAAAACCACTGGATCCCAAGGCATTGCTCCCTTAGCAGTCCCCCACCATACATAATAGACAAGCACAAAAAAGGCACCCCTTGATGTCATGCCTATCTCCCCCCCTCCTCCTCCTGCTGTGCACCAATAGTGAGTGGTAGGTGCTTTCTTTTAGAATTGGTTGAGGTTCTTGGCACTCTAAGTGGGTTAGAGATTTGGAGGATAATTGCAGAAACACTTTGCTAGATCAGGAATCCATTACTTTCTTACTCGACAACCCCGGAATTTCTCTGTCCAACAGGACATCTAGGAACAGATTGAAAATTTCATAAGTTGGATCAAATAGTTTCAAAACTGAAACTGATTGGAGAGGGGGCTGAAGAAAAAGTGTGCGAGGATATTCGGGAATTGAACCATGTAAGAGCCCaaaaaacttgataaaaaatCCTGCACAATCCCCAAACTAAAAATCTCATTGCTTGGTTTATTTATCTAATCCTACCACACGCTTTCTTTGATGTCTACTTAAAACCAACCCCATTGATTGATTCCAATCCAAGTGTCTACTATAGTGTTTTGAGAAGAAACCGTCCATTTTGGGTCTTAACTTTTGAAGtgtctctttcttcctttttgtgTGGATTCCATTGTAGTTGCACTGACATCACACCCATCTTGAGCCTGAAACAGTGAAACTAATAATGGATGGTAGGGTTCCTTAATATGAGATGGTGGTCTACTTGTGAATCTATGATTTTGAGCatcaattgaaaagaaaaaatggccttttcttttcattggcGATTCCAGTTTTAAGGGTCCCCAGCGCCCAGCCACCTCCCAAACCAGCACTTTGAAGGAACtaaatgaaaagttttgaaatttatggtttctaaacaaaataaacgCTTATGTTGtccaaaaaaataacttaaatattatttctctatatatatataatatttaatattgtccaaaaacatttacataaaaaaaaaatactagggAGCCTGTTTTGGGCTCCCGTCTATTTTGTCCGattacccttttttttaaattcttatttgacttagtgattaataaaatattatttaataatattataaatttttttatttttttttaaatatttaaaagtgttaaaaaatcatgtgattttttttaatcactatataaaaaagaactaaaataaaaattaaaaaaaaacaatcgaaAAAATCAACCGTGGTTTTGGGCTCCTAGCATTTCCCTTACATAAAATCTAGCTAAGATGTTGGAAAATTTTGTTCCCATGTTGCAGTGGCGTGTAGAGTCTCTCTATGTCCAAGATAAAGAAATCGTAACTCATTTAATCTGCTTTACTTTTGTAGGTTTTGGGGTCCAgaagaaaggaataaaaaaaccCCCCAACAAAAGCTACATAAGCCTCTTCCTCCTAGAAAGGAACTGATGAGCTTTTATCCTCTATCCAAAACACCTTGGTTACCAAGAAAAAAGCTCGAGCTTTGTACATGAATTAGTTCATCGTCAAAACCTAGGTAGGTTTTACATCAATTTAGagtattggtattggattagttaaatatttttttatttttaaatttaacaaatatcatctatatttactccatattgaattagttaaattattttcatccaaattatgagttacagtaaatctattattcttttcaaatataaaaagaactatagcaagtataaaaatattttcttagattattatattatagatataagatttttactcatgagattttacaatctatatacatatgaaattattatattatagattattagattgggaaaataaaaatgaatatgatttgttggaagttattgaagattataaaaataaaatataattatttaaaaaataataatattttattattatatagagtgtgatgactaattcaatatagattttaagttttgaataatTAGTTAAAGTAAAAAAAGcgacatattaattaaaatttaaaaaataagattacaaATTCAATGCTAATGCTTTAAATACAGTATACGTGTTCACGCCTTTCGAGGCTTAacatttctttatctttttggcTGTCTGTTGTTCAGCATCTtcgttttataatattttccgTGAAACAATGCTCTGGACGTCTACAGCAATACTACTCTTTCCCCTTGCAAAAAACTTGCATGATAATGGAAGAATACATGAAACAATGCCCTGAACATCCAATTCTCAACTTCATCCCCACTTTAACGCCCCTGTCCCGAGATTTAGAGATAGCTCCTGTcgcttaaaattatttttcataacacaattatatatatttcaaattctctataaaatataaattcatttattcaaattaaatatatattttttgataggtaaattaaaaaataaatataaattcaaaccAAATATATCTGTTTTTCTACAATGATaccaaagaaaaatctcaacataacaatttaaaatatccgtaaaaactaaaaactatcCAAGTCtcaaaatacttaaattaacataaaataataaatctattgAGTAGGACTCTCCAATAATTACTTGTATCCTTTTGGCATTTATTTCTCTACGATCATCTAATCTTACTCATGATTCTTACTGTGGATTTCCAGTTGAGTtatcaacattttttaaaaaatattatggaaataaatagtgagttatcaacaactcagtaagtaagtaaaaaatatatactagtatgtaaacatgagtatttaccgAGTTCAAAATggagaacaaaacattttttacttttagaatgcgagaatcaaaacatgttataaaaaatgttagagCAAAAGTTTAGAAATGTTCTTATTCAAAAGTATCATTTGACATAGCATAATTGAgtagcatcatcatcatatcagaacagaagctatgtttaaccctcgtggtagggctGTGTATCtacggatagccaagcagaacataaataaCTTTGTCATCAAATTGTGTGCACTCAAATAGAGACCATTACTATCACCCATGGCAGGGCCATATATCACCATTATCACCCTAGCAGAGCCATATACCACTACTATTATCCGTGACAATgttgtataccactattatcatcCGTAGCAAGACTATATACCACTATTATtaggggtgtgcagaattcCGAGAATTCTGACTCCGTCCGAACTCtgctccgatgccgactccgacagagtcggagttgtcggaattcgaAGTAGCTCCGAATAaatattcggagtcggagctcgaaggagctccgactccgactccgaatttttttttaaacccagctccaaaacgacgtcgttttggagctgggtttaaaaaaaaaattttttgaacgacaccgttccacttaatatggaacggcgtcgttccacaTTTCCTTCTTGAAGGGGCTTTTTCTTTACGAACGgcgtcctcttccttttcacttcttcttcttcttccttcttccttcttcacttcttcttcctccttcacttctctctcgcgtctcccgtcccagtgactgaaccagtgaagttcagaacaccgttcgtcgttgctcctccctaCCGCCatccctctgttcagcttccagccttccacctacagtgagccctaaatttaattcaagcacgtctcttatgaattggagccagtagttgtgattcttgtgattcttgtgtattgaatattcaatatagtccccaacacggcgctcaaaaacatgaattttacattgttttgaagacttgcgctcgagcgaggtgtcgagcgcaagtcgagcgcacgttgtattgaacattggctcgagcgatatgtcgagcgctcatcgagcgaacctctctggaagagttctgctcgagcgctacgtcgagcgctcatcgagcgaacctctctggaagggttctgctcgagcgctacgtcgagcgctcatcgagcgaaactctctgtatggattctgctcgagcgcgacgtcgagcgcaggtcgagcgaaactctctgtatggattctgctcgagcgcacgtcgagcgaacctctctgtatgagttctgctcgagcgccacttcaagcgcacatcgagcgaacctttctggatgggttctgctcgagcgctatgtcgagcacgtcgagcgaacctctctgtatggctcttgctcgagcgcacgtcgagcgcacgtcgagcgaacccatctggatgggttcgtttgagtcaagcgcacatcaaccgaacctcaatgtaataatacatcgatacatgtattattatgatacaataatacatgtcctattgtataatacaatagcctagtttatttttaaactaattttttgcttctaatttaattttttcagcttcattgattgtgatatggatcctagacatagtggagatgatcgtccacaaggggatgtagcggatgccaatgctacaactcctacactggtgggtacttccacccatagagccacatctagggcagctacatctagagcagctacatcttgtgcgagtagtcgactcccactcccagttgatatagaggatgaagatatgttcaacgaggaggaggagatgcccattgagcaagatcaaccaccacgaccttctaaaaagaggtcgtggacatgggagcatttcaccaaaattcttggtgaaattgcgaacccagtggcaagatgtcattattgtggatcactttgtagatgccattcgaagaagcaaggtaccagtgtgttaatagcatatctaaatggttgccaacgatataagatagcgaagggattgcaagtcactgatcagaccaatctcagttaccaaacttctacagccactgatggtacacagactaagaaattggtcatccctcaatacagtgagaagacgttgagggacatgcttgcagagatgataattactgatgagatgccatttaccacagtcgagaaaagaggctttcgaaagtttctaaattttgttgagccacgatttcccattccatcacggtatacagtgatgcgagattgtatgaagaggcatgcgaaggacaaggaggagatgaggaagatgtttattaccactggccaaagagtgtcttttacgactgacacatggacttccatacagaacgtctgctacatgtgtatcacggcacactacattgacagtgagtggattttgcataaaaaaattattggttttaaagaaattgtggatcataaaggtgcatccattggggcgaagatggatgattgtttaaaggactggggaattcgaaaagtgatgtgtattacagttgacaatgccagtgtgaatgaaacagcaattgattggtttaagcggaacacgacggtgagagatgatgtcattcgggcccacgagtttattcacgttcgatgctgtgctcatatcattaacctcatagttgttgagggattaaaagaggttcatgattccataacccgagtccgcaacattgtacgatatgtgaggggttcccctcaaaggcttgccaagtttaaggcaatagcagaagatttgaagattgaatgttctagtatgctgtgcttggacgttccgactctatggaattctacatacatgatgttgaatgtggcacagaagtaccaaaaagcattcgagcggatggaggtcgaggatgggggcctgaggtatgctttgttggagccagcaggacaggggctcggtgcgccagacgcacatgattggaccagtgtgagttattttgttgaatttaagaactttttatgagataaccatgcgactatctggatccaaatatacgactgcgaactcatttttcagtgagctctcagagcttcacttccagttggaaaatagttgtactgactctgctggattgttatctgatatggctacgaggatgaagatcaaatatgataaatattggggggatattgagaagataaatagattgctatttgtggctgtgatccttgaccctcgagttaagttggccgttctagaattttgggtaaattccgtcctcggggcagtgaaggctggagagtttattagattgctaaaaagtgatgttgatgacttatatcatcactacagtactagtgctcagccttcatccgcagttggtagctcctcacattcgaggccgacaggatcgacagttccctcaggtgatactgacccatctgtaggggttagaggcaatcgtgttatacggcagtatcatcaactcatgtcaacaaggaatattatgcattgtacatctgaggttgaacgatattttatggaagctgccgaggcacctagtgatgtatttcagttattaacttggtggaaagttaattccaccaagtatccagtcctttcccgtgtggcccgagatgtgctagccattcctgtcactacggttgcctcagagtcggcatttagcactggaggtcgcgtgttggatgcttatcggagttcattgtcaccgtcaaccgtggaggccctcgtttgcacacagaattggataagtgaaatgcccattggactagataccgttggcgttgatgtcaagagctataggcttgaatcgggtaagtttatatgcttttaaatgatgatttaattatttttaatgtttctaacttctactttttatgattttatagatctaattgtgaaccctaacataattaccgatgattgagagtttggaacggacgctacttgagagttgtgatggagttgagagaacctcctttcttggtaagaatcaaattattcttttaccgtatataattttttattatcaatttttttcatctattgattgctactttctatcttcatttcaggcgtgaccaatggaacattggggtttgagtgaaacccatgtttaatttttatgtaattatatttcaagactgagtcatattgttattacgttataaatgagactgttataacttatggctgcatcatacatgttatttactttttaaactatttatatagttatatttatgtacttatatcccgagcaaatacgtcggataagtactctttattctataatttctattaatacttatccatcatctctcaaaagtttataatttattatccaactgaaattaatcgaattatacaaattcgtaccatcattcttttctataaaattttaaatttgtgtaattttcaactcatgagtcatgagcacttttaatgctaaatttcaggcggacataaaacaaattaaagatataatcaaaattcagtaacaaaatcagaacgaatatttaaattattaaaaactcttgaataaactaaatatttgtagatggttaacttttaaaaaaatatatatatgttgcccactatctgaaacgaaattgaacaacaaaatttaaataataataaaaaaaaattctgaaattgagttcggaggtcggagctccgacctccgttcggaactccctccgaactccagtcggagttccgatcggagatcggagctccgacctccgttcggagctccgatcggaggtcggagctccgacctccgatcggaatcggactccgactacgttcggagtcggagtcggaggggaatTTTGGTTCCGAATCCGGTCGGAGTcagaggtcggaaatgacaactctgtcagagtcggagcccacccctaactATTATTACTCGTGGCAGGGTCATATGCCACTATAATCACCCGTGGTGGGGCCTTAACTAAATAGAACAAAAACAtaatcagatacaaaatcagaaagtcatgccaaaagtttttcagatgtcacatcatatcaaaaca
This genomic interval from Juglans regia cultivar Chandler chromosome 3, Walnut 2.0, whole genome shotgun sequence contains the following:
- the LOC109013352 gene encoding arginine/serine-rich coiled-coil protein 2 isoform X1; translation: MDSNLQSPPSDDADAKTQFRKPSTDATNRKYRRHTPVSGSSSSDEIPKRGRSRSPNISRDDTVKVSEQQPRRKDDGRELERDSSRSHYGRSGDYYRHSGRQSSRGSHGYSRHEDYMHDKHVDEEERNYKRLSSRSGRESKGGNHSEHTRKESEQSRPREYSRNVDKYSRDKYDVPRSKDKDIEASFLEQQKYREKDSSSDRAAYGKRHALSEDVERGRYTRDSDGREVKRDYRRSSGDYRGDRLSYEETWGHRSGSTSGGDSGKHGLKDAYKSNPVELDSQRLSKEEKKKKDDRETDRDKERYNREPGELVEDKFAFVTENQESPAKKSKLYSLDKDSDYRKDVKPVSKFSSVAEDAKMTPGQGQASDSDAANDLNAAKVAAMKAAELVNRNLFGVGSCMTADQKKKLLWGNKKNTTTEESGHLWDTSLFSDRERQEKFNKLMSLRLHWCLWPIVGCEGRLEVGAQSRRPGWGQPPSSREAERTPVGFRKAVHCRTPTKGWPYCWIRSLTIFYGFFCTRMCCSSKMLCNILLYSCGRVMFLVVSYLRNVWEDMLCCCWNCSDFRKRSLFCDIFTSISLFRWLLHFQLRNLVG
- the LOC109013352 gene encoding arginine/serine-rich coiled-coil protein 2 isoform X2; the protein is MDSNLQSPPSDDADAKTQFRKPSTDATNRKYRRHTPVSGSSSSDEIPKRGRSRSPNISRDDTVKVSEQQPRRKDDGRELERDSSRSHYGRSGDYYRHSGRQSSRGSHGYSRHEDYMHDKHVDEEERNYKRLSSRSGRESKGGNHSEHTRKESEQSRPREYSRNVDKYSRDKYDVPRSKDKDIEASFLEQQKYREKDSSSDRAAYGKRHALSEDVERGRYTRDSDGREVKRDYRRSSGDYRGDRLSYEETWGHRSGSTSGGDSGKHGLKDAYKSNPVELDSQRLSKEEKKKKDDRETDRDKERYNREPGELVEDKFAFVTENQESPAKKSKLYSLDKDSDYRKDVKPVSKFSSVAEDAKMTPGQGQASDSDAANDLNAAKVAAMKAAELVNRNLFGVGSCMTADQKKKLLWGNKKNTTTEESGHLWDTSLFSDRERQEKFNKLMGVKGDLKLEHKADDQDGGNLLRAEKQKELQLDLEKQYTAGLRRRDGRTVGLGL